The sequence ATCGAACGCAGCCGCTCGAGCGTGTGCGTCGCGTCCACGAAACGCGCAGCTTCAAGGCGAGAAGCCAAGAGATCCCGCGCATCGGCGGGCAGGAAGGGCGGTTCGATGCCGATCCGAGCACCCGCCTTACCGATCTTCCTCAGGTGCTCGACCGCAAGAGCTGCTGCGTCGAGTGTACCCCAGGTCGCCGTATGAACGGCGGGTGTCCAGAAAGGGTTGTTCTGGTGTTCTCCCCCTTCCATGCGGTTGCCGATATACGCCGAGTGATCGGGAGAGCCCTTCTCATAAACGACGATCGGCAGATAACGGCTGTGGCCAATAGCATCCATCGCGGCGAAGAAGATGAACCTGTAGCCGCCCAGCAGGTACTGCGTGTTGTGCTTGGATGTGGCGAGCAGAACGTCAATGCCCGCCTCCTCCATGAGCTTGTCGAGTTTCGCCGCATCGAAGGGCGGCCCCGCCGCCCGCATTTGTGTTGGGCTGATATCCACGGAATTTCTCCCACAAAGCCGTTGTCGTGCGCCCTCAGGTACCGGGCGGGATCAGACGGAAATCAGGCAGATCCCGAAGCGCACGCTCGGGGCCGGCCGGTGAGTAGACCACGAAAAGCTGCATCGGGCCGGGGCCCGTGTTTCTCGTCGAGTGGAAGCGGCTTTCCGGTACATAGATAGTGCAGCCGGGCCCAACCCTCTGCGTCACCGGATCCCCGTTCTCGTCCTCCACCATCTGCTCGCCCTCTCCCGAGATGACGAAAATGATCTCTTCCGCGCCCGGATGATTGTGACGCGCATGCCCCTCCCCACTCGGCAAATCGACCACACCACCCGAGAAGCGTTCGGCTCCGTTCACCTCCGGTGCGACCGTCAGCGCAAGCCGGCCCCAGTCGAAGCCGAAGCTGTCGACATCCTCCGCGTAGAGAAAATATTTGTCCTTTGCCATGCCGCGGCCTCCTCCGCATCCTGCTCGCTTCAGACCACCGTACTGGTGGCAAGCGCCTTGAACTCTTCCGTCTGCTTGCGGATCGCCACCTCCGCAGGCAGGCGTTCCATGGAACTTGCGCCATAAAAACCATTGCAGCTTGGGCAACGATCCAGGATGTACCGTGCATCCTCCGGCATCGAAATCGGTCCCCCGTGGCAGAGCACGATGACGTCTGTGCGTACCGAGCGCGCGGCCGCCGCTATCGCGTCGATTTCGCTCACGCAATCGTCGAGCGAGATCGCGGAGGTGGCGCCGATCGCGCCTCCCGTGGTAACGCCCATATGAGCGACGACGATGTCCGCACCCGCCTTCGTCATCGCGATCGCTTCTTCCCGGTTGAAGACATAGGGTGTCGTCAGCAGGTCGAGCCGGTGGGCCTCGGCGACCATTTCCACCTCGAGGTCATAGCCCATTCCGGTCTCCTCGAAACTCCGCCGCATCCGTCCATCGAAGAGGCCGATGGTGGGGAAATTCTGCACGCCGGAAAAGCCCATGGCCTTCAGTTCCGCGAGAAACTGGGGCATGAAAACGAATGGATCGGTGCCATTGACACCGGCGAGTACCGGTGTCGCCTTCACGACCGGCAGCACCTCCAGGGCCATTTCCTTCACGATCTCATTGGCATTTCCATAGGCGAGCAGACCGGCCGCCGAGCCGCGGCCCGCCATGCGGTAGCGGCCGGAGTTATAGATGATGATCAGGTCGATGCCCCCCGCCTCTTCGGCCTTGGCCGAAATCCCCGTTCCCGC is a genomic window of Sinorhizobium arboris LMG 14919 containing:
- a CDS encoding cupin domain-containing protein, whose amino-acid sequence is MAKDKYFLYAEDVDSFGFDWGRLALTVAPEVNGAERFSGGVVDLPSGEGHARHNHPGAEEIIFVISGEGEQMVEDENGDPVTQRVGPGCTIYVPESRFHSTRNTGPGPMQLFVVYSPAGPERALRDLPDFRLIPPGT
- a CDS encoding phosphoenolpyruvate hydrolase family protein; this encodes MPLIPRKFILEKFHGMIAAGKPIIGGGAGTGISAKAEEAGGIDLIIIYNSGRYRMAGRGSAAGLLAYGNANEIVKEMALEVLPVVKATPVLAGVNGTDPFVFMPQFLAELKAMGFSGVQNFPTIGLFDGRMRRSFEETGMGYDLEVEMVAEAHRLDLLTTPYVFNREEAIAMTKAGADIVVAHMGVTTGGAIGATSAISLDDCVSEIDAIAAAARSVRTDVIVLCHGGPISMPEDARYILDRCPSCNGFYGASSMERLPAEVAIRKQTEEFKALATSTVV